One part of the Paracoccus sp. MBLB3053 genome encodes these proteins:
- the addB gene encoding double-strand break repair protein AddB has product MAEWCNGVFALPCGADFAGAFAEGLIARMRGRPAQDMARVTVFANSGQSLMALRDALIWRGPVILPRLRLLADIGGGSATAPLARRLELGRLIHAALKAQPDLAQGQSVPELAASLAGLMAEMQLEGLGPDALDRIDAGDHAQHWGRSLAFLKIAAAYYLSDPPQDRESRQRVAAEELATDWAKGMNLPEGPVVVAGSTGSHGATRDFMRAVARLPMGAVVLPGFDPDMPRNVWEGLDARGEDHPQARYAPFVAEFGMPGDWIADAAPDPARNRLISLALRPAPVTDQWIEEGPRLGPLMPATEHLTLIEAEQPGEEAEAVALIIREAVERNQPVTLIAADRMLTRRVQSALDRWGIIPDDSAGQPLPLTAPGLFLRHVADLFGAEMMIDGLLTLLKHPVMATGLGAEFRREHLRHTRDLELQLRAKGPAFPDGVALRDWAEKGDERRKPWALWLAAMLDRIVPLADDRAPRPMADRLSDLRKLAEDLAAGPEGNADASELWGKAAGGLARNVLDHLASHAEQGHDLRPGEFRDLLYDELQGQAVRQDVASHSLVRFRGPREARTEAVGEAAGLVILSGLNEGGWPQSLPPDPWLSRPMRLSAGLTLPERRVGLAAHDFQQAVGAAEVIITRARRDADAETIPSRWLNRLLNLLSGLPDQGGPEALAQMRERGKRWLGLVALQAEPRHRLAPVSRPAPIPPAPALRQMSVTEVRTLIRDPYAIYARRVLGLRALDPLRPEADAAERGTVLHDIMDRFLRSLPEFPEAPEQMATRLLAITDQALQENVPWPSARLFWRARIAGIANRLMADEAKRLSQGRPTVVEEYAELGIPGVDFRLIAKPDRLDLLQDGRVHVYDYKSGKPPTDAQIRHFDKQLPLEAAMVEQGAFKGLGRADVEGISYIQLGGEGKTERREFGPGYAQETWTGFVDLIGLYLRGERGFTARLAMERSDHASDYDHLSRHGEWDVTQTAQPERFGDV; this is encoded by the coding sequence ATGGCTGAGTGGTGCAACGGCGTCTTCGCGCTGCCCTGCGGAGCGGATTTCGCGGGTGCCTTCGCCGAAGGGCTGATTGCGCGAATGCGGGGCCGACCGGCGCAGGACATGGCGCGGGTGACGGTCTTTGCGAATTCCGGCCAATCGCTGATGGCCTTGCGGGACGCGCTGATCTGGCGCGGGCCGGTGATCCTGCCCCGGCTGCGCCTGCTGGCGGATATCGGGGGCGGCTCGGCCACGGCTCCGCTGGCGCGCAGGCTCGAGCTGGGCAGGTTGATCCACGCGGCGCTAAAAGCGCAGCCCGATCTTGCGCAGGGCCAATCCGTGCCGGAGCTCGCGGCGTCGCTGGCCGGGTTGATGGCCGAAATGCAGCTTGAAGGGCTTGGCCCGGACGCGCTGGACCGGATCGACGCGGGCGATCATGCGCAGCATTGGGGGCGTTCGCTGGCGTTTCTGAAGATCGCAGCCGCCTATTACCTGTCCGACCCGCCGCAGGACCGCGAATCCCGTCAGCGCGTGGCGGCCGAGGAGCTGGCCACCGATTGGGCCAAGGGCATGAACCTGCCCGAAGGGCCGGTGGTGGTCGCGGGCTCGACCGGGTCGCATGGCGCGACGCGGGATTTCATGCGCGCCGTTGCCAGGTTGCCGATGGGCGCGGTGGTTCTGCCCGGCTTCGATCCCGACATGCCCCGCAATGTCTGGGAGGGCCTTGATGCGCGGGGCGAAGATCACCCTCAGGCCCGCTATGCGCCCTTTGTTGCCGAATTCGGGATGCCCGGGGACTGGATCGCGGATGCCGCCCCGGATCCTGCGCGCAACCGGCTGATCTCGCTCGCGCTGCGTCCCGCGCCAGTCACCGACCAGTGGATCGAGGAAGGACCGCGGCTTGGCCCGCTGATGCCCGCGACCGAGCATCTGACGCTGATCGAGGCCGAACAACCCGGCGAAGAGGCGGAGGCCGTCGCACTTATCATTCGCGAGGCCGTAGAACGCAACCAGCCCGTCACCCTGATCGCCGCCGACCGGATGCTGACCCGCCGTGTGCAATCGGCGCTCGATCGTTGGGGCATCATTCCGGACGATTCCGCAGGCCAGCCCCTGCCCCTGACAGCGCCAGGTCTGTTCCTGCGCCATGTCGCGGATCTCTTCGGCGCAGAGATGATGATCGACGGGCTGCTGACGTTGCTCAAGCACCCGGTCATGGCGACCGGGCTGGGCGCGGAATTCCGGCGCGAGCACCTGCGTCACACCCGAGATCTTGAACTTCAACTGCGTGCCAAAGGGCCGGCCTTCCCGGATGGGGTGGCTCTGCGCGACTGGGCCGAAAAGGGAGATGAGCGCCGCAAGCCGTGGGCGCTTTGGCTGGCCGCGATGCTCGACCGGATCGTTCCCCTGGCGGATGACCGTGCGCCGCGCCCGATGGCCGATCGGCTGAGCGATCTGCGCAAGCTGGCAGAGGATCTGGCTGCCGGACCCGAAGGAAATGCCGATGCCTCGGAACTCTGGGGCAAGGCAGCCGGCGGGCTTGCGCGCAACGTGCTCGACCATCTCGCATCGCATGCCGAGCAGGGGCATGATCTTCGCCCCGGCGAATTCCGCGATCTGCTCTATGACGAATTGCAGGGACAGGCGGTGCGTCAGGACGTCGCGTCGCATTCGCTCGTGCGCTTTCGCGGCCCGCGTGAGGCCCGGACCGAGGCCGTGGGCGAAGCTGCCGGTCTCGTGATCCTCTCGGGGCTGAACGAGGGGGGCTGGCCGCAATCCCTGCCGCCCGATCCCTGGCTGTCGCGTCCGATGCGCCTTTCCGCCGGGCTGACCCTGCCCGAAAGGCGCGTGGGCCTTGCGGCACATGACTTCCAGCAGGCCGTCGGTGCAGCCGAGGTCATCATTACCCGTGCCCGCCGCGACGCCGACGCCGAAACCATCCCTTCACGCTGGCTGAACCGGCTGCTGAACCTGTTGAGTGGCCTGCCCGATCAAGGCGGGCCCGAAGCGCTGGCGCAGATGCGCGAGCGCGGCAAAAGATGGCTCGGGCTGGTTGCCCTGCAGGCCGAGCCAAGGCACCGCCTCGCGCCTGTTTCCCGCCCGGCGCCGATTCCACCCGCGCCCGCGCTTCGTCAGATGTCCGTGACCGAGGTGCGGACGCTGATCCGCGACCCCTATGCGATCTATGCCCGTCGCGTTCTGGGGCTCAGGGCACTTGATCCCCTGCGTCCCGAGGCAGATGCGGCGGAACGTGGGACCGTGCTTCACGACATCATGGACCGTTTCCTGCGCAGCCTGCCCGAGTTTCCGGAAGCCCCCGAGCAGATGGCGACGCGGCTTCTGGCGATCACCGACCAGGCGCTTCAGGAAAACGTGCCCTGGCCGTCGGCAAGGCTTTTCTGGCGTGCGCGGATTGCCGGGATCGCCAACCGCCTCATGGCGGACGAGGCAAAGCGGCTTTCCCAGGGGCGCCCGACCGTGGTCGAGGAATATGCCGAACTTGGGATTCCCGGCGTCGATTTTCGTCTGATTGCCAAGCCGGACCGGCTGGACCTGCTGCAAGATGGGCGCGTGCATGTCTACGATTACAAGTCCGGCAAGCCACCGACCGATGCGCAGATCCGGCATTTCGACAAGCAATTGCCGCTCGAGGCCGCGATGGTCGAGCAGGGCGCGTTCAAGGGGCTCGGCCGCGCCGATGTCGAGGGCATCAGCTATATCCAGCTTGGCGGCGAGGGAAAGACCGAAAGGCGCGAGTTCGGCCCCGGTTACGCCCAGGAAACCTGGACGGGTTTTGTCGACCTGATCGGGCTCTACCTGCGCGGTGAGCGGGGCTTTACTGCCCGACTGGCGATGGAGCGCAGTGACCATGCAAGCGATTACGACCACCTCTCGCGGCATGGCGAATGGGACGTGACCCAGACGGCGCAGCCCGAAAGGTTCGGCGATGTCTGA
- a CDS encoding nucleotidyltransferase family protein, whose translation MTLPLMIFAAGKGTRMAPLTDVTPKPLIRVGGQTLLDRALHQGETAGVGPIVINTHHLGHQIRDHVAGRGIAISDESDLLLETGGGLRKALPLLGAGPVITMNPDVVWTGTNPIAALIDAWDDRMDALLMLVPLAQTHGRRGSGDFSLDPHARLIRKGDLVYGGAQIIRPDRLAEIAEDAFSLNRLWDLLIAGGSAYGLIHDGEWCDVGRPDCIPLAEALLDG comes from the coding sequence ATGACGCTGCCGCTGATGATCTTTGCCGCCGGCAAGGGCACCCGCATGGCGCCGCTGACCGACGTAACGCCGAAGCCGCTGATCCGGGTCGGGGGCCAGACCCTGCTGGATCGCGCCTTGCACCAAGGCGAGACGGCGGGAGTCGGGCCCATCGTCATCAATACCCACCATCTTGGCCACCAGATCCGCGACCATGTTGCAGGGCGAGGCATCGCCATCTCGGATGAATCCGACCTGCTGCTGGAAACCGGGGGCGGGCTGCGCAAGGCGCTGCCTTTGCTGGGTGCAGGCCCAGTCATCACAATGAATCCCGATGTCGTCTGGACCGGCACGAATCCTATCGCCGCGCTGATTGACGCCTGGGATGATCGCATGGATGCGCTTCTGATGCTTGTTCCCCTGGCGCAGACCCATGGCCGTCGGGGCAGCGGGGATTTCAGCCTTGATCCCCACGCCCGACTTATCCGCAAGGGCGATCTTGTCTATGGCGGTGCGCAGATAATCCGGCCCGACCGGCTGGCCGAGATCGCCGAGGACGCATTTTCGTTGAACCGGCTATGGGATCTTCTGATCGCCGGTGGCAGTGCTTATGGGCTCATCCATGACGGCGAGTGGTGCGATGTCGGTCGTCCCGACTGCATTCCGCTGGCCGAGGCCTTGCTTGATGGCTGA
- the tsaE gene encoding tRNA (adenosine(37)-N6)-threonylcarbamoyltransferase complex ATPase subunit type 1 TsaE — MTLLATLAHADADLTACLARVMAAVLKPGDVVAMEGPVGAGKTHFARAFIRARQGDMAEDVPSPTFTLVQTYEDPMGTEIWHADLYRLTHPDELIELGLDEAMREAVVLIEWPDHGGPLPDPLIMGLEPIADFPELRDVTLAGSEARWGAIARLPAIARLIHRAGWSEARLIPLAGDASSRRYFRLIDDDRSAVLMDAAPGPAGDYVAMTQWLRARGFHAPEILAADQAEGLLLLEDLGDDLVARVLETEPQLGSRIYDRMTDLLVELHRHAPPDFVLRLDGAELARQVGLFAEHYAPAVGAPGKADEVADVIERLHGEIAADAAPVLGLRDFHAENLVWQGDDSMGILDFQDAVAVHPAYDLVSGLQDARRDVAVDIEEAQIARYIAATGVSPERFRAAYALLGAQRGLRIMGIFTRLAQRDGKPRYLAFMPRVWAAIQRDIAHPALAPLAEALAGIPAPTPQIIERIARA; from the coding sequence ATGACCCTGCTTGCAACGCTTGCTCACGCCGATGCCGACCTGACCGCCTGCCTGGCGCGGGTCATGGCGGCTGTCCTGAAACCCGGAGACGTCGTCGCCATGGAAGGCCCCGTGGGCGCGGGCAAGACCCATTTCGCACGGGCCTTCATCCGGGCGCGGCAGGGCGACATGGCCGAAGATGTGCCCAGTCCGACCTTCACTCTGGTCCAGACCTACGAGGACCCGATGGGAACCGAGATCTGGCATGCGGACCTGTACCGCCTGACCCATCCGGACGAGCTGATCGAACTGGGGCTCGACGAGGCCATGCGCGAGGCGGTGGTGCTGATCGAGTGGCCCGATCACGGCGGTCCCCTGCCCGATCCCTTGATCATGGGGTTGGAGCCGATCGCGGATTTCCCCGAATTGAGAGATGTCACCCTGGCCGGTTCCGAAGCGCGCTGGGGCGCGATCGCGCGGCTTCCCGCGATAGCACGGCTGATCCACCGCGCCGGTTGGTCCGAGGCACGTCTGATCCCGTTGGCCGGCGACGCCTCGTCGCGGCGCTATTTCCGGCTGATCGACGACGATCGCAGCGCGGTCCTGATGGATGCGGCGCCGGGGCCTGCGGGCGATTACGTTGCGATGACGCAGTGGTTGCGCGCCCGCGGATTCCACGCCCCCGAGATCTTGGCGGCCGACCAGGCCGAAGGTCTGCTGCTGCTCGAGGATCTGGGGGATGATCTTGTGGCGCGCGTGCTCGAAACCGAGCCGCAGCTTGGCTCGCGCATCTATGACCGCATGACCGACCTGCTGGTCGAACTGCATCGCCACGCGCCGCCGGATTTCGTGCTGCGGCTGGACGGAGCCGAACTTGCCCGTCAGGTGGGATTGTTCGCCGAACATTACGCCCCGGCCGTCGGTGCGCCCGGCAAGGCCGATGAGGTTGCCGATGTGATCGAGCGACTTCACGGGGAAATTGCGGCAGATGCTGCCCCTGTGCTTGGCCTGCGTGATTTCCATGCCGAGAACCTGGTCTGGCAGGGCGATGACAGCATGGGCATCCTGGATTTCCAGGATGCTGTGGCGGTGCATCCGGCCTATGACCTTGTATCGGGGCTGCAGGATGCCCGACGCGACGTTGCCGTCGACATCGAGGAAGCGCAGATCGCCCGATATATCGCGGCGACCGGTGTGAGCCCTGAACGGTTCCGCGCAGCCTATGCGCTTTTGGGCGCGCAACGGGGATTGCGGATCATGGGGATCTTCACCCGGCTTGCGCAGCGAGACGGCAAGCCGCGCTACCTTGCCTTCATGCCGCGCGTCTGGGCCGCGATCCAGCGCGACATTGCGCATCCGGCCCTCGCGCCTCTGGCCGAGGCGCTGGCGGGCATTCCCGCGCCAACGCCACAAATAATCGAAAGGATCGCCCGCGCATGA
- the dapB gene encoding 4-hydroxy-tetrahydrodipicolinate reductase, with the protein MEIPGIVITGASGRMGQMLVRAVLASDQARLVGVIEREGSPWVGRDLGEAMGGSALGLTVTDDAVEAIAKAQAVIDFTAPDATVAFAELTAQARAVHVIGTTGFEPHHLEKIKAAARHAPIIRAGNMSLGVNLLVGLTRKVAAALGEDWDVEVVETHHNRKVDAPSGTALMLGEAAAEGRGKTLDELRTPAREGITGAREQGTIGFAAIRGGDVVGEHDVIFATAGERVVLRHLATDRAIFARGALRAALWGQDKGPGEYDMADVLGL; encoded by the coding sequence ATGGAAATACCGGGAATCGTCATTACGGGCGCTTCGGGTCGCATGGGTCAGATGCTGGTTCGCGCTGTCCTGGCATCGGATCAGGCCCGTCTGGTCGGCGTGATCGAACGTGAAGGCAGCCCCTGGGTGGGGCGTGACCTGGGCGAGGCGATGGGAGGCTCGGCGCTTGGCCTCACCGTCACCGACGATGCGGTCGAGGCCATCGCCAAGGCGCAGGCGGTGATCGATTTCACCGCGCCGGACGCGACCGTCGCCTTTGCCGAGCTGACTGCGCAGGCCCGTGCCGTCCATGTCATCGGCACCACCGGCTTCGAGCCGCACCACCTTGAAAAGATCAAGGCCGCCGCTCGTCATGCCCCGATCATCCGCGCCGGCAACATGAGCCTTGGCGTCAACTTGCTGGTTGGTCTCACCCGCAAGGTCGCGGCGGCGCTCGGCGAGGATTGGGATGTCGAGGTGGTCGAGACGCACCACAATCGCAAGGTCGACGCGCCATCGGGCACCGCGCTCATGCTGGGCGAGGCGGCTGCCGAGGGGCGCGGCAAGACGCTTGATGAACTGCGCACCCCAGCGCGTGAGGGCATCACCGGTGCGCGCGAACAGGGCACGATCGGCTTTGCCGCCATTCGCGGCGGAGATGTCGTGGGCGAGCATGACGTGATCTTCGCCACGGCGGGCGAACGTGTCGTGCTGCGTCACCTGGCAACTGACCGCGCGATCTTCGCAAGGGGCGCGCTGCGGGCTGCCCTGTGGGGCCAGGACAAGGGGCCAGGCGAATATGACATGGCCGATGTGCTGGGGCTTTGA
- the rbfA gene encoding 30S ribosome-binding factor RbfA, whose product MAQNRFHSGAGPSQRQLRVGELIRRTLSDVLLRGDVHDPDLNRHSITVGEVRTSPDLKVATAFVLPLGGQGADEALAALRRNQAELRHLVAKAMSLKYAPQLRFVLDETFDRMDDTRRLLNEDRVRRDVEHGDDEDDED is encoded by the coding sequence ATGGCACAGAACCGCTTTCATTCCGGCGCAGGCCCCTCGCAGCGACAGCTGCGCGTTGGGGAACTGATCCGCCGCACCCTGTCCGACGTCCTGCTGCGCGGCGACGTCCATGACCCCGACCTGAACCGCCACTCGATCACCGTGGGCGAGGTTCGCACATCACCCGACCTCAAGGTCGCGACCGCATTCGTGCTGCCGCTGGGTGGTCAGGGCGCCGACGAGGCCTTGGCCGCGCTGCGCCGCAACCAGGCCGAACTGCGCCATCTGGTCGCCAAGGCCATGTCGCTGAAATATGCGCCGCAGCTGCGCTTCGTGCTGGACGAGACCTTCGACCGCATGGACGACACCCGTCGCCTGCTGAACGAGGACCGCGTGCGCCGCGATGTCGAACATGGCGACGATGAAGATGATGAAGATTGA
- a CDS encoding phosphodiester glycosidase family protein, whose product MKIDLKRRLGLAIGALVAMTLPAMAGICEKRDFDGQGYVICTLAAEQEPGLKLWLNDAEGNVLGDFFSVRKTLPADEVLAFAMNAGMYHADYSPVGLYVSDGNKEHDIVTGGGGGNFGLLPNGVFCTGGDRPYQVIESRAFAKAEPQCRIATQSGPMLVIDGALHPRFLVDSDSRYVRNGVGVSPDGQTAWFAISDRAVTFHEFGRLFRDGLGARDALYFDGSISRLYSPELRRSDFGRRLGPIIGYTGKN is encoded by the coding sequence ATGAAGATTGATCTGAAGCGTCGGCTTGGTCTTGCCATCGGCGCGCTGGTGGCAATGACCTTGCCCGCGATGGCCGGGATCTGCGAGAAGCGCGATTTCGATGGCCAGGGCTATGTCATCTGCACGCTCGCGGCAGAGCAGGAACCGGGGCTGAAGCTTTGGCTGAACGATGCCGAAGGCAATGTGCTTGGCGACTTCTTCAGCGTGCGCAAGACCCTGCCCGCGGATGAAGTGCTGGCCTTCGCCATGAACGCGGGCATGTATCATGCGGATTATTCCCCCGTCGGCCTTTATGTCAGCGACGGGAACAAGGAACACGACATCGTCACCGGTGGCGGTGGCGGCAACTTCGGCCTGCTGCCGAACGGCGTCTTCTGCACCGGCGGGGATCGCCCCTACCAGGTCATCGAAAGCCGTGCCTTCGCCAAGGCCGAGCCGCAATGCCGGATCGCCACGCAATCGGGGCCGATGCTGGTCATAGACGGCGCCCTGCATCCGCGATTCCTTGTCGACAGCGACAGCCGCTATGTCCGCAATGGCGTCGGCGTCTCGCCCGATGGGCAGACGGCATGGTTCGCGATCTCGGACCGGGCGGTGACGTTCCACGAATTCGGCCGCCTGTTCAGGGACGGCCTGGGCGCGCGGGATGCGCTTTACTTCGACGGCTCGATCTCGCGGCTATACTCGCCCGAGCTGAGGCGGTCGGATTTCGGCCGCAGGCTGGGGCCGATCATCGGATATACGGGAAAGAACTGA
- the truB gene encoding tRNA pseudouridine(55) synthase TruB: protein MARKKGREIHGWLIVDKPAGVGSTDVVGKVRWALDAKKAGHAGTLDPDATGVLAIALGEATKTVPILTDALKAYDFRVNWGAETSTDDASGEVVKTSDARPTEDAIREALPEFTGDIMQIPPAVSAVRVDGARAYDLAREGETVELAARPLWVDSLELLAATENSADLRMVCGKGGYVRSIARDLGRKLGCLGHVDHLRRTWSGPFEAADGIAFDRIDRANQAEIEAALLPIQSALTDLPEMHATEIGEVRILNGNPGQVLGHAEFGEEVWVSRNGRALCIGRFMGGEVQPSRVFNLP from the coding sequence ATGGCGCGCAAAAAGGGACGCGAGATCCACGGTTGGCTGATCGTGGACAAGCCCGCAGGCGTGGGCTCGACCGACGTGGTCGGCAAGGTCCGCTGGGCGCTCGACGCGAAGAAGGCAGGCCATGCCGGCACGCTGGACCCCGATGCGACCGGCGTCCTGGCCATCGCCCTTGGCGAGGCGACGAAGACCGTGCCGATCCTGACCGACGCGCTCAAGGCATATGACTTCAGGGTCAATTGGGGGGCCGAAACCTCGACGGACGACGCCTCGGGCGAGGTGGTCAAGACCAGCGATGCGCGCCCGACCGAGGATGCAATCCGGGAGGCGCTGCCAGAATTCACCGGCGACATCATGCAGATCCCACCGGCCGTCTCGGCCGTGCGCGTCGATGGGGCTAGGGCATATGACCTTGCACGCGAGGGTGAGACGGTCGAACTGGCCGCGCGCCCCCTCTGGGTCGATTCGCTGGAACTGCTGGCCGCGACCGAAAACAGCGCCGATCTGCGCATGGTCTGCGGCAAGGGTGGCTATGTCCGGTCGATCGCCCGCGACCTCGGCCGCAAGCTGGGCTGCCTTGGCCATGTCGATCACCTGCGCCGGACATGGTCCGGGCCGTTCGAGGCCGCCGACGGCATCGCCTTCGACCGGATCGACCGTGCCAATCAGGCCGAGATCGAGGCCGCCCTGCTGCCGATTCAGTCCGCGCTGACGGACCTGCCGGAAATGCACGCGACCGAAATCGGCGAAGTCCGCATCCTGAACGGCAATCCCGGTCAGGTGCTGGGTCACGCCGAATTCGGCGAAGAGGTCTGGGTCAGCCGAAACGGCCGCGCACTTTGCATCGGCCGCTTCATGGGCGGCGAGGTCCAGCCCAGCCGCGTCTTCAACCTGCCCTGA
- a CDS encoding MBL fold metallo-hydrolase, which yields MTKTGFSRRDAMLLGGALPALVALPAAAQTAAPDDGAPEGKAHTIKLGNLEVSTLLGGTNMRDNPIETFGLNADPSEWELLSSANFLPPERAGNSFTMTLVKTPEALAIFDTGMFPDMTKASLAAAGHAPEDVTHVVLTHMHGDHVSGLTQDGKPVFPNAKLIAPKAENDYWAANPSEAYTTHVAPLIGDATLIADNDEVLPGITAVAAHGHTPGHTTYLLQSEGARLLITADSFNHYVYSIQRPDWHVRFDVDKDAGAATRTKVLARLAEERIPFIGYHMPYPALAYIAPGDAEGSFRYVPATYQFAG from the coding sequence ATGACCAAGACTGGATTTAGCCGTCGTGACGCCATGCTGCTCGGGGGTGCGCTGCCTGCCCTTGTGGCGCTGCCCGCAGCCGCCCAGACGGCAGCGCCGGATGATGGCGCCCCGGAAGGCAAGGCCCATACCATCAAGCTGGGAAATCTCGAAGTGTCGACCCTGCTGGGTGGGACCAACATGCGCGACAATCCCATCGAAACCTTTGGCCTGAACGCCGATCCCTCGGAATGGGAACTGCTCAGCTCCGCGAATTTCCTGCCGCCGGAGCGGGCCGGGAACTCCTTCACCATGACGCTGGTCAAGACGCCCGAGGCGCTGGCGATCTTCGACACGGGCATGTTCCCCGACATGACCAAGGCGTCTCTCGCAGCAGCGGGCCATGCCCCCGAGGATGTGACCCATGTCGTGCTGACGCATATGCATGGTGATCACGTCAGCGGGTTGACCCAGGATGGCAAGCCTGTCTTTCCCAATGCCAAGCTGATCGCGCCCAAGGCCGAGAACGACTACTGGGCCGCCAATCCCAGCGAGGCATATACCACCCATGTCGCTCCCCTGATCGGCGATGCCACCTTGATCGCCGATAATGATGAGGTCCTGCCCGGCATTACCGCGGTCGCTGCGCATGGCCATACACCGGGCCACACAACCTATCTTTTGCAAAGCGAAGGCGCGCGGCTTCTGATCACCGCCGACAGCTTCAACCACTATGTCTATTCGATCCAGCGGCCGGATTGGCATGTCCGCTTCGACGTCGACAAGGACGCGGGCGCGGCCACGCGGACGAAGGTGCTGGCACGCCTGGCCGAAGAGCGCATTCCCTTCATCGGCTATCACATGCCTTACCCGGCGCTGGCCTATATCGCGCCTGGGGATGCCGAGGGATCTTTCCGCTATGTACCCGCGACCTACCAGTTCGCGGGCTGA
- a CDS encoding RluA family pseudouridine synthase produces MSFVYEPTSEQPQVIHADHEVLVVSKPSGLLSVPGRGEDRTDCLIERLRGAFPTILLVHRLDMDTSGVMVFGLTPHAQRNLSKQFEDRKTKKVYVARLWGRLTPKTGTVDLPLIVDWPNRPRQKVDHEQGRPAQTDWRVIRADDRETRVRLSPVTGRSHQLRVHMAELGHPILGDPLYAAGEAAEFPRLMLHAESLRFKHPETGVMQSFSAPVPF; encoded by the coding sequence ATGAGCTTTGTCTATGAACCTACCAGCGAACAGCCGCAGGTGATCCATGCCGATCACGAGGTTCTGGTCGTGTCCAAGCCCTCGGGCCTTCTCTCGGTTCCGGGCCGGGGCGAGGATCGGACAGACTGCCTGATCGAGCGCTTGCGGGGCGCCTTTCCGACGATCCTGCTGGTACATCGGCTGGACATGGATACTTCTGGGGTCATGGTCTTTGGCCTGACCCCGCACGCGCAACGCAACCTGTCCAAGCAGTTCGAGGATCGCAAGACCAAGAAAGTCTATGTCGCGCGGCTTTGGGGTCGTTTGACGCCGAAAACGGGAACGGTCGATCTGCCCCTGATCGTCGACTGGCCGAACCGTCCGCGCCAGAAGGTGGACCATGAACAGGGCCGCCCGGCCCAGACCGATTGGCGTGTGATCCGTGCCGATGATCGGGAAACCCGCGTGCGACTTTCGCCCGTGACCGGACGCAGCCATCAATTGCGCGTCCATATGGCCGAGCTTGGCCACCCGATCCTGGGTGATCCGCTATACGCGGCAGGCGAGGCTGCCGAGTTTCCGCGCCTGATGCTCCATGCAGAAAGCCTTCGCTTCAAACATCCCGAAACCGGGGTCATGCAAAGCTTTTCCGCGCCGGTTCCATTCTGA
- a CDS encoding LysE family translocator encodes MIWDTLANFPAEQLLAFMAGALVLNFAPGQDVFFASACGIQNGPRAGALAGFGVGLGVVCHVIMATVGLGALVAAHPGALVAIKFMGAAYLLWLAYKSWTAGEVDPRARAASSTWNIIRRGALSNLLNPKPVLFLLAFLPQFTNPAFGPIWQQILGLGLMFMASGTLVTMGYGIVGGYAGHVIGKRLGIVNRIAAVMFAGLALRLVAK; translated from the coding sequence ATGATCTGGGATACCCTTGCCAACTTTCCGGCCGAACAGCTTCTGGCATTCATGGCGGGGGCTCTGGTCCTGAATTTCGCGCCGGGGCAGGACGTGTTCTTTGCCAGTGCCTGCGGCATCCAGAACGGTCCCCGCGCCGGGGCGCTGGCGGGTTTCGGCGTGGGCCTGGGGGTGGTCTGCCATGTCATCATGGCGACGGTGGGGCTGGGGGCGCTGGTTGCCGCCCATCCCGGCGCGCTGGTCGCGATCAAATTCATGGGGGCCGCTTACCTGCTGTGGCTTGCCTATAAAAGCTGGACCGCCGGAGAGGTCGATCCCCGCGCCCGTGCGGCCAGCAGCACCTGGAACATCATTCGCAGAGGTGCCTTGTCGAATTTGCTGAACCCCAAGCCGGTGCTGTTCCTGCTGGCGTTCCTGCCGCAATTCACCAATCCCGCCTTCGGCCCGATCTGGCAGCAGATCCTTGGGCTGGGCCTGATGTTCATGGCCTCTGGAACGCTGGTCACGATGGGCTACGGCATCGTTGGCGGATATGCGGGACATGTCATCGGCAAGCGGCTCGGCATCGTGAACCGCATCGCGGCCGTGATGTTTGCGGGACTCGCCCTGCGGTTGGTGGCGAAATGA
- a CDS encoding GFA family protein has product MKPSDVTEFTGHCLCGEIRFRGTYDDSHGLNACHCSQCRRWSGHVWAAILPRSMQIDGEPTWYRASDFARRGFCGTCGSSLFWQRDGSDIIDVAAGAIDTPTGLRLQGHIFVADKGDYYDIADGLPQDPSES; this is encoded by the coding sequence ATGAAACCTTCGGACGTCACTGAGTTCACCGGCCATTGCCTGTGCGGAGAGATCCGCTTTCGGGGCACCTATGACGACAGCCACGGGCTGAACGCCTGCCACTGCAGCCAGTGCCGGCGCTGGTCGGGGCATGTCTGGGCCGCGATCCTGCCGCGTTCCATGCAGATCGACGGAGAGCCGACATGGTATCGCGCCTCGGATTTCGCGCGGCGGGGCTTCTGCGGCACCTGTGGCTCGTCTCTGTTCTGGCAGCGCGACGGCTCGGACATCATCGACGTTGCCGCCGGCGCGATCGACACTCCGACCGGGTTGCGCTTGCAGGGCCATATCTTCGTGGCGGACAAAGGCGATTACTATGATATCGCGGACGGCCTGCCCCAGGACCCGAGTGAGAGTTGA